The DNA window TACTTTTTCAAGAGAAGGATTTACTTTTACAACAACATATCGACGCTGATCTTCTAGCTGTTTGGAATGAAGAATCTCTTCATCAGTAGTCCACTTTTCTACTATCTCTAAAGGACCTTGAATTCCAACCGCGTGCTCCTTTACCTCATGGAGTGATTTATGAAATACCACTTTTCCTTTATGAATTAAAAGAATATCCTCTAGCAAATGTTCTATTTCTGCTAAGTGGTGACTAGAAATCAGAATCGATCGAGGATGCGCTATATATTCCTTGAGCAAAGCTCTGTAAAAATCCGTTCGAACTGCTTCATCCATCCCGTTTGTAGGCTCATCAAACATAGTTAACTCACAACGAGTTGCTAATCCGAAGATCATATTAAACGTGGCTTGTGATCCTTTAGATAATTTTGAATGCTGCTGCTTTGAATCCAAATGAAAATAGTCAAACAAGCGTGTAGCAAGCTCCGCATCCCATTTCGAATAAAAACTCGGTGCAGTTTGTAAAATTTCTGCTAGCGTCAAAGAATCTGGAAAACTCATCTGATCATCCACTAAAATACTGTTCCCGGATACAGTTAAATCATTAAATGGCTTGTTAGAAAATACTTTCACCACTCCTGAACTTTCTTTGATAAACCCTGCTAGTATTTTTAACAATGTTGTTTTTCCGGCACCATTACGTCCAATCAATCCAGTAATTTTTTGATCTTCTAATTGAAATGTTATATCTTCAAGCGCATTTTTTCGCATATAACGTTTTTTTAGATTTTTACATTCAATGACCATCACTGTGTTTCCCCCTCACACTTTTTTATTAGATAGATGAGTTCCTCTTCTGATACAGATAACCTTCTTGCTTCTAATACGAGCTCCATGGCCATACGTGTTAGCGTTTCACTCCGTCGTTTTTCCAGAATCTTTGTTTTCGCTTCTGGTGTTACGAACATGCCAAGTCCTCTTCGCTTATACAAAATCTGTTCTTCCACCAGTATCGTCAAGCCTTTAGCG is part of the Psychrobacillus sp. FSL H8-0483 genome and encodes:
- a CDS encoding ABC transporter ATP-binding protein, translated to MVIECKNLKKRYMRKNALEDITFQLEDQKITGLIGRNGAGKTTLLKILAGFIKESSGVVKVFSNKPFNDLTVSGNSILVDDQMSFPDSLTLAEILQTAPSFYSKWDAELATRLFDYFHLDSKQQHSKLSKGSQATFNMIFGLATRCELTMFDEPTNGMDEAVRTDFYRALLKEYIAHPRSILISSHHLAEIEHLLEDILLIHKGKVVFHKSLHEVKEHAVGIQGPLEIVEKWTTDEEILHSKQLEDQRRYVVVKVNPSLEKVRTEGVTVHSISASDVCMYVTSDRKGGIDDVFK
- a CDS encoding GntR family transcriptional regulator; protein product: MNLNADTTKPIYIQIAEWIENEIIADRFLSDEKVHSQYQLADLFNINPATAAKGLTILVEEQILYKRRGLGMFVTPEAKTKILEKRRSETLTRMAMELVLEARRLSVSEEELIYLIKKCEGETQ